The Gasterosteus aculeatus chromosome 12, fGasAcu3.hap1.1, whole genome shotgun sequence DNA window GTCTCTCCGGTCCGTCTAGCCACCCTCTTCCTGGTCTGTCTCTTTGGAACAGTCTCTCCGGTCCGTCTAGCCACCCTCTTCCTGGTCTGTCTCTTTGGAACCAGTCTCTCCGGTCCGTCTAGCCACCCTCTTCCTGGTCTGTCTCTTTGGAACCAGTCTCTCCGGTCCGTCTAGCCACCCTCTTCCTGGTCTGTCTCTTTGGAACAGTCTCTCCGGTCCGTCTAGCCACCCTCTTCCTGGTCTGTCTCTTTGGAACAGTCTCTCCGGTCCGTCTCTCTGGTCCGAATGTCTAGTCCGTATCTCCGGTCCGTCTAGCCACCCTCTTCCTGGTCTGTCTCTTTGGAACAGTCTCTCCGGTCCGTCTAGCCACCCTCTTCCTGGTCTGTCTCTTTGGAACAGTCTCTCCGGTCCGTCTCTCTGGTCCGAATGTCTAGTCCGTATCTCCGGTCCGTCTAGCCACCCTCTTCCTGGTCTGTCTCTTTGGAACCAGTCTCTCCGGTCCGTCTAGCCACCCTCTTCCTGGTCTGTCTCTTTGGAACAGTCTCTCCGGTCCGTCTAGCCACCCTCTTCCTGGTCTGTCTCTTTGGAACCAGTCTCTCCGGTCCGTCTAGCCACCCTCTTCCTGGTCTGTCTCTTTGGAACAGTCTCTCCGGTCCGTCTAGCCACCCTCTTCCTGGTCTGTCTCTTTGGAACAGTCTCTCCGGTCCGTCTCTCTGGTCCGAATGTCTAGTCCGTATCTCCGGTCCGTCTAGCCACCCTCTTCCTGGTCTGTCTCTTTGGAACAGTCTCTCCGGTCCGTCTAGCCACCCTCTTCCTGGTCTGTCTCTTTGGAACCAGTCTCTCCGGTCCGTCTAGCCACCCTCTTCCTGGTCTGTCTCTTTGGAACCAGTCTCTCCGGTCCGTCTAGCCACCCTCTTCCTGGTCTGTCTCTTTGGAACAGTCTCTCCGGTCCGTCTAGCCACCCTCTTCCTGGTCTGTCTCTTTGGAACAGTCTCTCCGGTCCGTCTCTCTGGTCCGAATGTCTAGTCCGTATCTCCGGTCCGTCTAGCCACCCTCTTCCTGGTCTGTCTCTTTGGAACAGTCTCTCCGGTCCGTCTAGCCACCCTCTTCCTGGTCCGTCTCTTTGGAACAGTTTCTCCggtccgtctctctggtctctaGGAGCCCGTCTCTTCAGGGCCAGCTGTGTGTCCTCAGACGCTCTGTGTTGGATCTGATCCAGGGTCAGTGTGCCTCCACTGTGTGAGTGCTTCACCTCCAGCCCCGGTAGGGGTCGATGGGGGCAGTCCAAATGTTCTCCTCCATTAAAATATATGGTCTGTGTAAAAGCCTGGACCCcccctggcagcagcagcagcagcagctctggacCCAGTGGTGGAAATAACTTACATTGTTCAAAGCTCAGTGGGACTCCAGCTGGGAGTCGCAGAGTTcaactgtaacacacacacgcacaaaccatTACACCATCCAACTGGAATGGGCTAATATACTATTAAATATAGGTGCTTCCAGTTGTCTTTATTAACATATTGTATATCTGAAgtgggtgtttttttgtctgcttgTTCTTCCTTCATTGGTATATTAATTTAAATTTGTACTAAATAATGATGGCCAGAAAGTCCCACCTCCCGCCGCCAGGTGTCACTGTAGTATAAATGTGTTTCCTGTCTCCTTCTGTGGTCTTTAGATTCCTGCTAACTTAGTATTTCTTTAAAGATTAAAGTTAAATTGAGATTCTGTTTCCTGCGGTAAGGAAAAATATTGTGGCAATAAACCCAGTATCTGTAtcagaattattattatcatcattaacaATCCAAATGAAATAGAAGTTATGTGACAAAATAATACTGTAGATACCTCATTAATTAATACATGTATGATTAAGTCTTCTTATATTTTAAGAACATTCAAATGTTTAGTTGTCTTCCTTCGAGagtttattatattaataaataaataaaaattatacAAGAGGTTTTAAGAGGGAAAAACTTCTTCAAAAGGCTCTCAGATGGAATGTATTTGGTAAAAGCTAACAGATAAAACATGACATATGTTCCTCTGTGCTACATGGACACAGAGGGACAAAGTTATACTTTAGATCAGTCCTCGTGGAATTCCTTTAGGAGCTCAAACCACCAAACCATCCAACCATTGACCCATCCATCAAATCATCAATCCATTCAGACATCCAACTATCGACCATCTGACCATCCAAACCTCAAACCATCCATCCGAGCATCAAACCACCAAACCATCCAACCATCGACCCATCCATCAAATCATCAATCCATTCAGACATCCAACTATCGACCATCCGACCATCAAAACCTCAAACCATCCATCCGAGCATCAAACCACCAAACCATCCAACCATTGACCCATCCATCGAGCCATCCCATAGAGCCATACAACCACTCAATCAATCTATTCGGCCATCAACCCCATATGTTAGAGATGAACCTGGATCAGTTTCTTAGAGAAGAGGTTTCGCAAAGAAACAGAagcatcttttatttatttattcctctcGTGAGTGAACAAAGCTTTGGGGAAAGAGATTTATCAAAGCCAAGGAGTACAGGTGAGGTGACAGAGAGCCCTTCCATCAACTGAACAACAGTTTACTTTGATTGTCACTGAGCACCAGAACGACGAAGCGAACATCTGTAATGACCACCTCACAGAGACCCGCTGCCGAGCTCGTCGCCGTGTTGCCCTTTAAAACTGTGCTTTTGATAATCAATCCCTTCGATGGATCCGACCTTTCTGCAAAGCACGGAAGTCAGAAAAGCCACATTGGCTGAGAGGTTCTCAGAGGAGGTCCTCAGGAGACATAGATTCCTCTCTTGGTATAAAATGATCCCTGTTCAAACCTCTTCAAAGGAAAAGGGTTTTTAATGCTGGTCCTCTGTGACCCTCCCAAAGGACAGGCATTGAGCCCGGGGGGGAGGGTTCTCAGGAGGACGCCTGAAGACAAGGTGGGACGTCCATCCTCTGCTGCCGGAGAGTCTTATATCCGTACATGGAAGTTACTGCGGACATAAACAGAAACATGATGACCTTCAGCTGATAGACCAAAGGTCCTCCAGAGGAACGGATTTCTCACTGTGAGACACCCTACAGGTTCACATCCGGCATTAGTACCTGAGGAAGTCCGGAGCCTTTGAGACCATATTCTCGAAGTCGGAGAAGGAAAGCTTGCTGTCCCCATCAAGGTCGGCCTCTTCCATGGATTTGTTACAGACCAGTGTGACTTCCTCTGGCGTCAGCTCTCCTTTGGTAAGCTTGTTCAGGGTCTTCTTCAGGTCCTCCTTACAGATGAAGTTGTCCCTGTTAAAGTCTGGAGCACAAGATCACGCTGAGGACCAACATACcggtctgtctgcctgtctaaTAGTTTGTCTACTTATTACCTCTCTGCTCATCTGTCTCTCTACCTAACTACCCGTCTCCCTACCTCCTGCCTGTTCACTTATCACCGGTTAACCTCCGTCTTACCGTAGATCTCGAAGGCTACCTACCTACATGTCAACCTATCAACCTACATACCTGTCTACCTCCTGCCTCGTCAGCTGTTGATCTGTCTTACCGTAGATCTTGAAGGCTACCTACTGTGATGTCTCGAGAGGTCGGGACCATGAGGTGAGGCGTAGGTGCAAAAAAATAAGGACAAATAATGAttcaaatactttttaaaatcttgTCTTGATCCAAAAAAAGGACCAGCCCTCTCAGGACACCACACTAACTACCCGTCTACCTGTCTGCTAGCCGTCCTGTCTAGCTTCTACCTGTCTACCAGTCTACCTGTGTACCTCCTGCGTGGACACACATAACCTGTTGGTCTTGGTCTCACCGTAGATCTTGAAGGCGTAGATGGTCTTGAGTTCTCTGGGCGAGGTTTCACAGAGAGCGGAAAACATGTCAACAAAGTCGTTGAAACTCAGGTTCCCGTTTCCATCCTCAGAGAATGTTTCCACTATTCTGTCTCTGAACGGGTTCTCCTGCCACAGGTCAATCACAGGGACAGTCTTTACTGACTGAGTAAAATGATTGAAAGTAATGGATACAAGTGATTACACAGGTGAAAGGTCACAGGTGAAGGGTCACAGGTGTACAGAGGACTACCTACCTTGAACTCCGGCATAGTGACAATGAGCGTGGGAGGAACCCTGATGTCGGGGTTGTTGGTGTAATCCAGAGGCACAAGGTGAGGAGCGAGTTCACGATATCGTCCGTGTAACCTTAAGGTCGATCATGTTACAATAAAGCAGCTGCACAATGTTCCTCTCAGGATGAACGCTGAGAACTTTATCATCCATCAGGACAACAACATACGTTTcttaatatatacacacaatatcATGTAACGTaataatgtttttatgtttcaattCATCACATTAGAGAtgtatgtttttctattttggtCTTTGGTTCTCTTGCTGCCCTAAAATGGGCGGGGCTTCGGCATAAAAAGGTGATGTCAATAATTTGATCATTAGTCatttaattatacatttttattgatcaGAAAAGAGCTTTTTCAGAACCTTTAAGTTTCTCTCTAAAGCACgagtgtcaaactcaaggccgaatccggcccgccggatgacttgtGAGATTTACCCCTGCGTTAGACCTTTTCGACCACGGCGTTTCTCCAGGCAGCAGCGTCCACTTGAAAATTACCATTCACGCCATCCGCCCCCCCATCatttttaatggtctggcccaccTGGGCTCAATGTGGGCAgtagtttgacacccctgcttaAAGCACCAAATGTCTGATTCTGGTTTAAAATGTGAAATTTCTAATATATAGCTGAcccgtagccccgccccctccctctcaaTGGATGAAGGTGCCTCGTCATGGTGACCTCACCTCAGGATCTCCTTCCTGGTGAAGAAGGTGCAGtcctgtaaacaaacacagacgtCACAGATGTGCCGCTGCTCCTCTGGGAGGATCTGCTTTCACAGCATCACTCAGCATCACATGCAGCGGGAGGCGTTTCGGCCAATCACCGGCCGGCACCTCCTCCTACTTTCAATTAGGGTGATGGATGTGGAGAGGAAGCTGCTCATGCCATGACGTCATCACAGTATAATAGTAATCATTACTAGTGTGAATGCTGATGCATGCTAATGTTCCACCTGAAAGGCCTCCAGCTGCTCGTCGGTGAAGGTTGTCTGCTTGTTGCCCATCCTGCTCGGCTGCCTCTCCCATCACACAGGACGGTACCGCTGATCTCAGGTCGGCTTCTGCCCATTCAGGACCACATCCGGTCGAGCAGTACGCGTCCACGAGGTTCTGCTCCTTTGTGTCCTTCGGGTCCCAGCCTTCCGATTCAGCGCAGTGGGGAGGAAGGTGATTtatagaggggaggggggggcagtgtggTGCCTTCAGGGGCTCCTCGGATTAAAGGCCATCTGTGTTAAAATGTTACAAATCACGGAGAAAATTTCACATGATAATGATTATAATGATATAATGAAGATGATAGAATAATTATGAtgatataatacaaataaaatagtaTGTTTATGATTATTATAATCATAATTATAAACATACTATTTTTACAATTATTAGATTGTTAATTGAAGAAAACGCAAGGAGAACGTCAGGGGAGCATCCGTcccctgatggacagactacaatggatgtcatgtgtacagaatgaacaatgtaaaagatgaacAATTCATTCAATTCCAAATGATACAAAGAAAGTTTAAACTGCACTTCTGGGGGTGAAAGGACTTTTATTTGTAATCTGACTTTTCCAGGTTGTGGCATCACTGAGTGCTGCCCTGCACATCCTGGCCAATCACATCTCCAGAGTTATGATCATTTACAACTTATAAAATGCAGAAGCATGTGAACAGGGGGGGGTGTTGATCAGTGTTGGCTTGGGAGGGGTGTAATCATGTATCTCAAGCAGTTCGAGCATTGGGGGCGGGCCTAAGCTGCAGCAAACAGGCGGAGAAGAATAGCCATAtatgtttaaatttaaaatctTTTCCAGAGAGAGTTGATAGAACCAGtagtaaataagtaaatattaaCCATAGTTATAAGACGTGAGAACAGGCTGCTCTTAATTTTAACTCTTTATTCAGGTAACCGAGCCACGCTTTCTCCCCCAGGTTGTTCCCCTCACATGAGTCCCCCGGGTCCTAGCTCCCTCCTCTACTGCGTCTTATAAACATCAATGAGCATTGTGAACGTCCTGGTACCAacatacatttataacaaataccACAACTCCTGAACCGAGACGCTTTATGTCACCTGATGAAAGTAAAATGTTTCTGCCGGTAATAACTACTGTGTAAATGGAATACTGATAAAGCAccttattttcattgtttgcaTAAATACAAGTGAACAATACActacttttttaattaatgatATACTCTTATGAATAATCACGATTAGAAATGGTCATTCTTACCCACATACGCTAACAACTAATATAaacagtacacacactgtatattCACGCACAGTGTGTGTCCTCTTATTTTAAATAGAGGATCTTTGTCGTGGTTCGTCCTCAGCTCAGAGTGAGCCCTCCTCTTGCTGGTACTCTGGTCGGAGGATCTTTGAACGCATTGAAAGGCATGATGGCCGGCAGCGCGTGGAGGTCAATGGTGAGAGGAGATTAAACCGCACAGAATCCGCGAGGGACCCGAGTGTCTTTGACTCACGCGTCACATCGGAGGGTATCGGTGTCTTTCCGGTGACACCGGGACTTTCTCCTGTATTACCGGGAGTCACGCGACCTTCCTtccgttagcatgttagctagtTGTGTGCCCTTCAGTGGAATGAGtgtagctaagctagctggatgagtgtagctaagctagctgggcTAACAGATCTTTACTTAAAATACCCGTTTCCCATGTAGGAGCGAGCGATCCATCGGCACCGGTTTAAACCAGTGCCGAGAAACGGAAGCTTTCCGTGACGTGAGTTCGCCCctaaaacacaatgttttaaAACATCCTCATATTTAAGGTCAACTTGTAAGTTGGGaaaaaatcattaaatattTCCGAAGAAGAgttcttgttttttaattcGGCATATTACAAGAAATCCGCCGTGCAGGTTTGAAATAAAGTGAATTTTAAGCCAAAACAAAACTTTCGAAAGAAAACAAACCGTGAGCCAaaattcatcttcttcattttATCCTCCAAATGTCTTAAAATGATATATTGAATTGATTGGAAATAACCCCAAATCCCCCAAAGAGATGcgttttaatattaatgatatTGCTATTGGTGATTGATATTCAGATTCCGTGTGTGTTGATCAGGTCCGTATTGATCAATGAGCATCGCCTTGTTTGTGTGAGCGTTAAAATGACCTTCATGTGACTCCAGCTGTCCCAAGTGGTGACGAGATCCAGGAGAACCAGCCTGTCCTCCGCTTCCTTCTCCAGAGGGGTGAGTAGGTCCCCAACAAGACACCTGCTGACACATCAACACCCGCACAccgacagacgcacacagtaacacaaaccGCCGccggcacacagacacattagtcGAGGTCATCCACGACCGGTTGTAAGAAATGGTTGACGCAGCTTTTTTTCGTCGACTCGTCGTATATAATAAAAAGATTGACTGGTAATTTTCACTCTGCGGTGCAACGCGCGACGTGCTGGTCACGTCTCTCCCTACGGACAATGAGAACAAAGAGTCTGTTGGACTCCGAGATTCTCTGTTAACGCTGAACGAAAGCCGGCTGAGAAGCAGAAGGACCGACAGGAGgatgtgaggatgctgtgagGATGCAGTGAGGAGGATGTGAGGATGCAGTGAGGAtgatgtgaggatgctgtgagGATGCAGTGAGGAtgatgtgaggatgctgtgagGATGCTGTGAGGATGATGTGAGGATGCAGTGAGGATGATGTGAGGAGGATGTGAGGATGCAGTGAGGAtgatgtgaggatgctgtgagGATGCTGTGAGGATGCAGTGAGGAtgatgtgaggatgctgtgaggatgctgtggacactttaaacccgtggctttttcacattttgcccagggagcaattaggggtcaggtgtcttgctcagggacacttcgacatggaacatggggcagcctggactcgaaccaccaaccttgtgcttcccagcacaccttctctaacccctgtgcCATGACGACCCCTATATCTTATTATCTACCCACCCTATATCTGTTATCTACCCCCCCACCCTATATCTGTTATCTACCCCCCCACCCTATATCTGTTATCTACCCACCCTATATCTGTTATCTACCCCCCCTATATCTGTTATCTGCCCACCCTATATCTG harbors:
- the LOC120831428 gene encoding calcium and integrin-binding family member 2, coding for MGNKQTTFTDEQLEAFQDCTFFTRKEILRLHGRYRELAPHLVPLDYTNNPDIRVPPTLIVTMPEFKENPFRDRIVETFSEDGNGNLSFNDFVDMFSALCETSPRELKTIYAFKIYDFNRDNFICKEDLKKTLNKLTKGELTPEEVTLVCNKSMEEADLDGDSKLSFSDFENMVSKAPDFLSNFHVRI